Proteins encoded by one window of Aspergillus chevalieri M1 DNA, chromosome 6, nearly complete sequence:
- a CDS encoding ion transporter (COG:S;~EggNog:ENOG410PHI8;~InterPro:IPR005821;~PFAM:PF00520;~TransMembrane:9 (o339-356i368-386o392-413i434-453o473-493i505-525o537-560i572-590o596-614i);~go_component: GO:0016020 - membrane [Evidence IEA];~go_function: GO:0005216 - ion channel activity [Evidence IEA];~go_process: GO:0006811 - ion transport [Evidence IEA];~go_process: GO:0055085 - transmembrane transport [Evidence IEA]) produces MLASLLRPNKRHDHVSPERSPSSPYTPREATPLNRDYPQQSQYGGFNGRGNGFGDDDIIEEEEYEDADDDQEGEVDDEDETHESSPLLPIFSASHLDALPVYDITHAIRSLIASRCETTLSWDQLRSPQISQFLVKPIQQRIMASHFSRATLYALMTNCLQFNKEVQLYPANSGTSQTRAMVSELLAIKLLRDYTTRELIDALSYEFYPLQAQTPGANGNLHTARGWSAPRHLAGPARISCLEIAIRAQAKRFLAHPVVVQQLEAIWAGTIVFHSAADSLHRAPKGRLDRGPIPSISQIGSDVSENRMIPVRRAVTLYDPRDASLFKLSRLRVPRYRQFLSTISFAVLLGLFVAVLQQRKLEISTLEIVFWLWSAGYMLDEIVGFNEQGFSLYLMSFWNVFDLGILLFLFCYYCMRLFGAVIPITRHEMVADEAYDILAASAVLVFPRLFSVLDHYRYFSQLLIAFRIMAADLIAVFVLIVIACSGFLVAFTLSFGNRDEQSAGSVAYALFQMLMGFSPAAWTLWDEYNPLGKTILTLFLFICHFVIITILITVLTNSFMRIVQNAYQEHQFLFAVNAISMVKSDALFSYVAPTNLLAWVITPFRFVMPFRQFVRLNRTIIKVTHLPILFTICFYEKTILASKVIEPTDLVDLPEPRDATAARMRRPGNNRFKTFSAKAPRLVREPSVATYQKDRALDEVFHRLFKDESTRRANSAQDQDSSNIVKTWMQGMGPGPIHPPAEQDPKEVTRLERLPKRLRFPFQRRLQESIRDFTETTRSVASNPEERITPVAVHRGRNPLFPPERSRQLSRHTDIEGDDERTDNEDKQSIARNSNSSGPSGKRIARETSGPPPKFYSSRPSTAKHLSRRNSPIRRPKIHSRTVSTATMRYAPTCLENRGEGGATPSVPVRSRAETPEQAVSTSVDQLTARRGDLNTSRAYNTDTLSRSHPIPVPDFGGTSAPDSHPRGGRGQNPFLYGLGSDIGDNRAIANEFMGGLPGSLTTEMAYAAGLHRPISPENQNRLSKLVLARMNNIEEGFREVIKEVKDLRRGESSRSQSQPDDFRDAQRDRERKRRLEKKEKKKKSQGSRMTKTSTSSDSPLSDVSSE; encoded by the exons ATGCTGGCTTCTTTGTTGCGTCCAAACAAACGCCATGACCATGTTTCCCCAGAACGCTCTCCGTCCTCCCCATACACCCCCAGAGAGGCCACTCCGCTCAACCGAGATTATCCTCAGCAATCACAATATGGCGGATTCAACGGCCGTGGCAATGGATTTGGGGACGATGATATcattgaggaagaggagtaCGAAGATGCCGACGATGACCAGGAGGGCGAGgttgacgacgaagacgaaacCCACGAGTCCAGTCCGCTGCTACCGATCTTTTCTGCGTCTCATTTAG ATGCTCTTCCCGTGTACGACATCACGCATGCCATCCGTTCGCTCATTGCCTCCCGTTGCGAGACCACCCTATCATGGGACCAATTGCGCTCGCCTCAAATATCCCAGTTCTTGGTGAAACCGATCCAGCAGAGAATCATGGCGTCTCATTTCTCCCGAGCGACTCTATACGCGTTGATGACCAACTGTCTGCAGTTCAACAAGGAAGTCCAGCTCTACCCAGCCAATAGCGGAACGAGTCAAACTCGGGCCATGGTGAGCGAGCTTCTGGCCATCAAGTTGTTAAGGGATTATACAACTAGGGAGTTAATTGATGCGCTATCCTATGAATTCTATCCGCTTCAGGCTCAGACCCCAGGAGCCAACGGTAACCTGCATACAGCCCGGGGTTGGAGTGCGCCTAGACATTTGGCTGGGCCGGCCCGGATCTCGTGTCTAGAAATCGCGATTCGCGCCCAGGCAAAACGGTTCTTAGCGCATCCGGTGGTTGTGCAACAATTGGAAGCTATTTGGGCTGGTACCATTGTTTTCCATTCCGCCGCAGATAGCCTTCACCGTGCGCCAAAAGGTCGTCTCGATAGAGGACCGATCCCTAGCATTAGCCAGATCGGTAGCGATGTCTCGGAGAACAGGATGATCCCGGTTCGACGTGCTGTCACCCTATATGACCCCAGAGATGCGTCTCTCTTCAAACTCTCCCGGCTGAGGGTTCCCCGTTACAGACAATTTTTATCAACAATATCATTCGCCGTGCTCTTGGGACTCTTTGTGGCGGTCTTGCAGCAAAGGAAATTAGAAATCTCGACTTTGGAAATCGTCTTCTGGCTTTGGAGCGCGGGCTACATGTTGGACGAGATCGTTGGTTTCAACGAGCAAGGGTTCAGTTTGTACCTGATGAGTTTCTGGAATGTGTTTGATCTGGGAATCCTGCTGTTTCTCTTTTGCTACTATTGCATGCGGCTCTTTGGCGCTGTGATACCAATCACCCGCCACGAGATGGTTGCGGATGAAGCATACGACATCCTGGCTGCTAGCGCAGTCCTGGTGTTCCCCCGTCTTTTCTCCGTCCTGGATCATTATCGCTACTTTTCTCAGCTACTCATCGCATTCCGGATCATGGCCGCTGATCTTATCGCCGTATTTGTATTGATTGTCATCGCCTGCAGCGGCTTTTTGGTTGCCTTTACTTTGTCGTTTGGTAACAGGGACGAACAGTCAGCTGGATCCGTGGCCTACGCCCTCTTTCAGATGTTGATGGGCTTTAGTCCGGCAGCATGGACCCTTTGGGATGAATATAATCCCTTGGGGAAAACCATTCTGACGCTGTTTCTCTTCATCTGCCATTTTGTTATTATCACCATCCTAATCACCGTCCTCACAAACTCGTTTATGCGGATTGTCCAGAATGCCTATCAGGAACATCAGTTCTTATTTGCTGTCAACGCGATCTCGATGGTCAAGTCTGACGCGCTTTTCTCCTATGTCGCGCCGACGAACCTGCTCGCTTGGGTTATCACGCCTTTCCGATTCGTAATGCCTTTCCGGCAATTCGTGAGACTAAACCGAACGATAATCAAGGTCACGCATCTGCCAATCCTGTTTACGATTTGTTTCTACGAAAAGACAATCCTTGCCTCCAAGGTCATTGAACCAACTGATCTGGTCGACCTCCCTGAACCCCGTGACGCAACTGCAGCGCGTATGCGGCGGCCTGGCAATAACCGTTTCAAGACTTTTAGTGCGAAAGCTCCTCGACTCGTTCGTGAACCGTCAGTGGCTACCTACCAAAAAGATCGTGCTCTGGATGAGGTGTTCCATCGGTTATTCAAAGACGAGTCCACCAGGCGTGCCAACTCGGCCCAAGATCAGGATAGCAGTAATATCGTCAAAACCTGGATGCAGGGAATGGGACCCGGCCCGATCCATCCACCGGCTGAGCAGGATCCGAAGGAAGTAACCCGCTTGGAAAGACTTCCAAAACGGCTGCGCTTCCCTTTCCAAAGAAGACTCCAGGAGAGTATACGCGACTTTACCGAAACCACACGATCAGTAGCTTCTAATCCGGAGGAGAGGATAACACCGGTAGCCGTACACCGCGGACGAAACCCCCTTTTCCCTCCTGAGCGGTCAAGACAGCTCTCACGACATACCGATATCGAGGGTGACGATGAACGAACAGACAACGAGGACAAGCAATCTATTGCTCGGAATTCCAACAGCAGCGGCCCCTCGGGAAAACGAATAGCTAGGGAGACTTCGGGCCCACCCCCGAAATTCTATAGCTCTCGTCCATCAACGGCAAAGCATCTGTCGCGCAGAAACAGTCCCATTCGACGCCCCAAAATTCATTCACGGACCGTCTCCACTGCTACGATGCGGTACGCCCCAACCTGTCTAGAGAACCGGGGCGAAGGCGGCGCGACTCCTAGCGTGCCTGTCAGGTCCAGAGCGGAGACCCCTGAGCAGGCCGTTTCCACTTCTGTGGATCAGTTGACCGCTAGAAGAGGCGACCTCAACACTAGCCGTGCCTACAACACTGACACTCTGTCTCGTTCCCACCCCATCCCTGTTCCCGACTTTGGCGGAACCTCAGCTCCTGACTCCCACCCAAGAGGAGGACGCGGCCAGAACCCCTTTCTATATGGCCTGGGGTCTGATATAGGGGACAACCGAGCTATCGCCAATGAATTCATGGGCGGATTACCCGGAAGCCTGACGACGGAGATGGCCTACGCAGCCGGTCTCCATCGACCAATTAGCCCGGAGAACCAAAACCGACTGAGCAAGCTCGTGCTAGCGCGCATGAACAATATCGAAGAAGGCTTCCGCGAAGTCATCAAAGAGGTGAAGGATCTCCGCCGCGGCGAGTCCAGCCGAAGCCAAAGCCAACCCGATGACTTCCGCGACGCACAGCGAGACCGAGAGCGTAAGAGACGGcttgaaaagaaggaaaagaagaagaagagtcaGGGGTCGCGGATGACGAAGACAAGCACTAGCAGTGACAGCCCTTTGTCAGATGTATCTTCTGAATAG
- a CDS encoding bifunctional carbamoylphosphate synthetase/aspartate transcarbamylase (COG:G;~EggNog:ENOG410PFDZ;~InterPro:IPR017926,IPR032466,IPR036901,IPR035686, IPR036480,IPR036914,IPR002082,IPR005479,IPR006132, IPR006130,IPR006131,IPR006275,IPR006274,IPR036897, IPR013815,IPR011607,IPR011761,IPR016185,IPR029062, IPR002474,IPR005483,IPR005480;~MEROPS:MER0060647;~PFAM:PF00117,PF00988,PF02222,PF00185,PF02787, PF02786,PF02142,PF07478,PF02729;~go_function: GO:0004070 - aspartate carbamoyltransferase activity [Evidence IEA];~go_function: GO:0004088 - carbamoyl-phosphate synthase (glutamine-hydrolyzing) activity [Evidence IEA];~go_function: GO:0005524 - ATP binding [Evidence IEA];~go_function: GO:0016597 - amino acid binding [Evidence IEA];~go_function: GO:0016743 - carboxyl- or carbamoyltransferase activity [Evidence IEA];~go_function: GO:0046872 - metal ion binding [Evidence IEA];~go_process: GO:0006207 - 'de novo' pyrimidine nucleobase biosynthetic process [Evidence IEA];~go_process: GO:0006520 - cellular amino acid metabolic process [Evidence IEA];~go_process: GO:0006541 - glutamine metabolic process [Evidence IEA];~go_process: GO:0006807 - nitrogen compound metabolic process [Evidence IEA]): MPGHEEAALPTSPSAGGAVAYNQTNKEMQPAHSMESSNGAVILPASSRVRGSSQKMFALELEDGTVYQGYSFGAEKSVAGELVFQTGMVGYPESITDPSYRGQILVITFPLVGNYGVPSRETMDELLKDLPKYFESTQIHVSALVVATYAGEDYSHFLAQSSLGQWLKEQGVPAMHGVDTRCLTKKIRQKGSMLGRMLLSHEEVPDGHIEVSGDKDSWRSSFEQIDWVDPNTQNLVSEVSIKEPRLFTPPEDVALKHPSGRPVRVLCLDVGMKFNQLRCLLARGVEVLVVPWDYDFPTLAGKDYDGLFVSNGPGDPATLSTTVANLAKTMEENRVPVFGICLGHQLIARSVGAQTKKMKFGNRGHNIPCTSMISGKCHITSQNHGYAVDAESLPQDWQELFVNANDGSNEGIRHVSRPYFSVQFHPESTPGPRDTEYLFNVFIDTIKNTMASSDALNKPVSFPGGTLEENRKIAPRVHAKKVLVLGSGGLSIGQAGEFDYSGSQAIKALKEEGIYTILINPNIATIQTSKGLADKVYFLPVNADFVRKVIKHERPDAIYVTFGGQTALQVGIQLKDEFESLGVKVLGTPIDTIITTEDREMFARSMESINEKCAQSASASNLEEALEVVEQIKFPVIVRAAYALGGLGSGFADNMDQLKDLCIKAFAASPQVLIEKSMKGWKEIEYEVVRDAQDNCITVCNMENFDPLGIHTGDSIVVAPSQTLTDEDYNMLRTTAVNVIRHLGVVGECNIQYALNPFSKEYCIIEVNARLSRSSALASKATGYPLAFIAAKLGLGIPLNEIKNSVTKVTCACFEPSLDYCVVKIPRWDLKKFTRVSTQLGSSMKSVGEVMSIGRTFEEAIQKAIRSVDFNNLGFNETNALMSIKGELQTPSDQRLFAIANAMAAGYSVDDIWKLTQIDPWFLSRLKGLSDFGKLMTSYNTSTVPRPLIRRAKQLGFSDGQLAKFLSSNELAVRRMRVEAGINPIVKQIDTVAAEFPSVTNYLYLTYNGSEHDVSFDDHGVMVLGSGVYRIGSSVEFDWCSVRTIRTLREQGHKTVMVNYNPETVSTDYDEADRLYFENINLETVLDIYQLESSSGVIMSMGGQTPNNIALPLHRLNVKILGTSPEMIDGAENRYKFSRMLDRIDVDQPAWKELTSIDEARGFCDAVGYPVLVRPSYVLSGAAMNTVYSEHDLASYLNQAADVSREHPVVITKYIENAKEIEMDAVARNGVMVGHFISEHVENAGVHSGDATLILPPQDLSPETVRRIEEATSKIGNALNVTGPYNIQFIAKDNDIKVIECNVRASRSFPFVSKVMGVDLIEMATKAMIGAPFAEYPPVSVPKDYVGVKVPQFSFSRLSGADPVLGVEMASTGEVASFGRNKYEAYVKALLSTGFRLPKRNILFSIGSYKEKLEMLPSIQKLHQNGFNLFATAGTADFLKENGVPVKYLEILQGQEEDIKSEYSLTQHLANNLIDLYINLPSNNRFRRPANYMSKGYRTRRMAVDYQTPLVTNVKNAKILIEAIARHFPLNIQTSDYQTSHRSIVLPGLINIAAFVPDLAVAGSKGFEDVTKASIANGFSMVRVMPVGVDTSVTEPSDLKVAQQNAQNALCDFNLSVAATSSNADQIGQLTGDVGSLFIPFNHLSGNISKVAAVTSHFTAWPSNKPLITDAKSTDLASILLLASLHSRNIHVMSVTSKEDINLIALSKEKGLKVTCDVSIYSLFLSKKEFPGCNALPSAEDQKALWDHLSTIDVFSIGSIPFQLAGKEASAAAGIAEALPLLFTAVSDGRLTIEDIVARLYENPKKIFELHDQADSSVEIEIDRPYVYQGPSWSPFNGKFMKGSVQRVIFQGKTSCLDGEVTPDAVKGTDMSGHRIVPTSPVVKPLSPLVQARPESSLDRRLSLSGTPGRGLRKGDQAELGPPLYAQLPSISSSLLETLSRSPFRQKHVLSVNQFNRSDLHLLFTVAQEMRLGVQRQGVLDILKGRVLCTLFYEPSTRTSASFDAAMQRLGGRTIAISTEHSSTKKGETLQDTVRTLGCYGDAVVLRHPEASSAETAAKFSQVPIINGGNGSIEHPTQAFLDLFTIREELGTVTGLTITFTGDLRYGRTVHSLIKLLQFYDVRIQLVAPKELALPEEVRQQIVSSGQLVLESDRLTPEIVAQSDVLYSTRVQKERFADLEQYDRLKDSFVIDNALLKHAKSHMVVMHPLPRNAEIAEEVDFDQRAAYFRQMRYGLYCRMALLALIMAP; the protein is encoded by the exons ATGCCCGGCCACGAAGAAGCTGCTCTGCCTACGAGCCCCTCGGCTGGTGGAGCAGTGGCCTACAACCAGACCAACAAGGAAATGCAACCGGCTCACTCCATGGAGTCCAGCAACGGCGCCGTGATTCTCCCCGCCTCCTCGAGGGTACGGGGCAGCAGCCAGAAGATGTTTGCCCTGGAACTCGAGGACGGCACAGTATACCAGGGTTACAGCTTTGGTGCTGAGAAGAGCGTGGCAGGAGAATTGGTCTTTCAGACTGGTATGGTTGGATACCCCGAGTCCATCACGGATCCCTCCTACCGCGGTCAGATTCTCGTCATTACTTTCCCGCTGGTGGGCAACTACGGTGTGCCTTCCCGGGAGACTATGGACGAGCTCCTGAAGGATCTGCCCAAGTACTTTGAGTCCACTCAGATTCACGTTTCCGCCTTGGTCGTGGCAACATATGCCGGTGAAGACTACTCGCACTTCCTGGCCCAGTCTTCGCTTGGCCAATGGCTGAAGGAGCAGGGTGTACCCGCCATGCACGGTGTTGACACCCGTTGTCTCACCAAGAAGATCCGTCAAAAGGGTAGCATGCTTGGCCGCATGCTTCTCTCGCACGAGGAGGTCCCTGACGGCCATATCGAGGTCTCTGGCGACAAGGACAGCTGGAGGTCGTCTTTTGAGCAGATTGATTGGGTTGACCCTAACACACAGAACCTTGTGAGCGAAG TCTCGATCAAGGAACCCCGTCTCTTCACGCCCCCCGAGGACGTTGCCCTCAAACACCCCTCCGGTCGTCCCGTCCGCGTTCTTTGCTTGGACGTCGGTATGAAGTTCAACCAGCTGCGTTGCTTGCTCGCACGTGGCGTTGAGGTTCTTGTCGTTCCCTGGGACTACGACTTCCCTACTCTCGCCGGCAAGGACTACGACGGTCTGTTCGTCTCGAACGGTCCTGGTGACCCGGCCACCCTCTCCACTACTGTCGCCAACTTGGCCAAGACCATGGAGGAGAACAGAGTCCCCGTCTTCGGTATCTGTCTCGGTCACCAGCTGATTGCCCGTTCCGTCGGTGCTCAGACCAAGAAGATGAAGTTCGGTAACCGTGGTCACAACATCCCTTGCACCAGCATGATCTCCGGCAAGTGCCACATCACCTCTCAGAACCACGGTTACGCCGTCGACGCCGAATCCCTTCCCCAGGACTGGCAGGAACTCTTTGTCAATGCCAACGACGGCAGCAACGAGGGTATCCGCCATGTCAGCCGCCCATACTTCAGTGTTCAGTTCCACCCCGAAAGCACACCGGGTCCCCGTGACACTGAGTACCTCTTCAATGTCTTCATTGACACAATCAAGAACACTATGGCTTCCTCCGACGCTCTCAATAAGCCCGTTTCCTTCCCCGGTGGCACCCTGGAGGAGAACAGGAAGATCGCTCCTCGCGTTCATGCCAAGAAGGTGTTGGTCCTTGGAAGTGGTGGTCTGAGCATTGGTCAGGCCGGTGAGTTCGACTACTCGGGTAGTCAGGCCATCAAGGCGTTGAAGGAAGAAGGCATCTACACCATCTTGATCAACCCCAACATTGCTACTATCCAGACCTCCAAGGGTTTGGCCGACAAGGTCTATTTCCTTCCTGTCAACGCCGACTTTGTGCGCAAGGTCATCAAGCACGAGCGCCCTGACGCCATCTACGTGACTTTCGGTGGTCAGACTGCTCTTCAGGTCGGTATTCAACTCAAGGATGAGTTCGAATCCCTTGGTGTCAAGGTCCTTGGTACTCCCATcgacaccatcatcaccaccgaAGACCGTGAGATGTTCGCTCGCAGCATGGAGTCGATCAACGAGAAGTGTGCCCAGTCTGCATCCGCCTCGAACCTCGAGGAGGCTCTTGAGGTGGTCGAGCAGATCAAGTTCCCTGTCATCGTCCGTGCCGCTTATGCCCTTGGTGGTCTGGGCAGTGGCTTCGCTGACAACATGGATCAACTCAAGGATCTCTGCATCAAGGCGTTCGCTGCCAGTCCCCAGGTTCTGATTGAGAAGAGTATGAAGGGTTGGAAGGAAATCGAGTACGAAGTTGTCCGTGATGCCCAGGACAACTGTATCACCGTCTGCAACATGGAGAACTTCGACCCTCTGGGTATTCACACCGGTGACTCTATTGTCGTTGCTCCCTCTCAGACCCTCACAGATGAGGACTACAACATGCTGCGTACCACGGCTGTCAACGTCATTCGTCACTtgggtgttgttggtgaaTGCAACATCCAATACGCTTTGAACCCGTTCTCCAAGGAGTACTGCATTATCGAAGTCAACGCTCGTCTCTCCAGATCCTCTGCGCTTGCCTCCAAGGCCACCGGTTACCCGCTCGCGTTCATTGCTGCCAAGCTCGGTCTCGGAATCCCGCTTAATGAAATCAAGAACTCCGTTACCAAGGTCACTTGCGCCTGCTTCGAGCCCTCTCTCGACTACTGCGTTGTGAAGATTCCCCGCTGGGATCTGAAGAAGTTCACCCGTGTCTCGACCCAGCTGGGCTCTTCCATGAAGAGCGTTGGTGAAGTCATGAGTATTGGACGGACATTCGAAGAGGCTATTCAAAAGGCCATTCGGTCCGTTGACTTCAACAACCTTGGTTTCAACGAGACAAACGCGCTCATGTCCATCAAGGGCGAGCTGCAGACCCCGTCCGACCAGCGTCTCTTCGCCATCGCCAATGCCATGGCTGCCGGTTACAGCGTTGATGACATCTGGAAGCTCACCCAGATTGACCCCTGGTTTTTGAGCAGACTCAAGGGCCTCAGTGACTTCGGCAAGCTCATGACCAGCTACAACACCTCCACCGTCCCCAGGCCCCTCATCCGCCGGGCCAAGCAGCTTGGATTCTCTGATGGACAGCTCGCCAAGTTCCTGAGCTCGAACGAGCTCGCGGTCCGACGCATGCGTGTTGAGGCAGGCATCAACCCCATTGTCAAACAGATTGATACCGTCGCTGCTGAGTTCCCTTCGGTGACCAACTATCTGTACCTCACCTACAACGGCTCGGAGCACGACGTTAGCTTCGATGACCACGGTGTCATGGTTCTTGGATCTGGTGTTTACCGTATCGGTTCGTCTGTCGAATTCGACTGGTGTTCGGTGCGGACCATCCGCACTCTCCGTGAACAGGGCCACAAGACTGTCATGGTCAACTACAACCCGGAAACTGTCAGTACCGACTACGATGAGGCTGACCGTCTGTACTTCGAAAACATCAACCTGGAGACCGTTCTCGACATCTACCAGCTTGAATCGTCCAGCGGTGTGATCATGTCCATGGGTGGTCAGACTCCTAACAACATTGCTCTGCCCCTCCACCGTCTCAATGTCAAGATTCTCGGTACCTCGCCTGAAATGATTGACGGTGCTGAGAACCGTTATAAGTTCTCGCGCATGCTTGACCGGATCGACGTCGACCAGCCCGCCTGGAAAGAGCTCACCAGCATTGACGAAGCGAGGGGTTTCTGTGACGCCGTCGGTTACCCGGTGCTTGTTCGTCCGTCCTACGTCCTTTCGGGTGCTGCCATGAACACGGTCTACTCTGAGCATGATCTTGCCAGCTACCTGAATCAGGCCGCTGACGTTTCCCGTGAGCACCCCGTCGTCATCACCAAGTACATTGAGAACGCCAAGGAAATCGAGATGGACGCTGTCGCCCGTAACGGTGTCATGGTCGGTCACTTTATCTCGGAACACGTCGAGAACGCCGGTGTGCACTCGGGTGACGCCACTTTAATCCTGCCGCCGCAGGACTTGAGCCCTGAAACTGTCCGCCGTATCGAGGAGGCTACCAGCAAGATTGGTAATGCCCTGAACGTCACTGGTCCTTACAACATTCAGTTCATCGCCAAGGACAACGACATCAAGGTCATTGAGTGCAACGTCCGTGCCTCTCGGTCCTTCCCGTTCGTCTCGAAGGTCATGGGTGTTGACCTGATCGAGATGGCTACCAAGGCCATGATCGGTGCTCCTTTTGCTGAGTACCCGCCTGTCTCGGTTCCCAAGGACTACGTTGGTGTCAAGGTTCCCCAGTTCTCCTTCTCCCGTCTTTCCGGTGCCGACCCCGTCCTGGGTGTTGAGATGGCATCGACTGGTGAGGTTGCTTCTTTCGGTCGCAACAAGTACGAGGCGTACGTCAAGGCGCTCCTTTCGACCGGTTTCCGCCTTCCCAAGCGCAACATCCTATTCTCGATTGGATCCTACAAGGAGAAGCTCGAGATGTTGCCTTCGATCCAGAAGCTCCACCAGAACGGCTTCAACCTCTTCGCGACCGCTGGTACCGCCGACTTCTTGAAGGAGAACGGTGTCCCTGTCAAGTACCTGGAGATCCTGCAGGGTCAGGAAGAGGACATCAAGTCCGAGTACTCGCTCACTCAGCACTTGGCGAACAACCTCATCGACCTGTACATCAACTTGCCGTCTAACAACCGGTTCCGCCGCCCGGCCAACTACATGAGTAAGGGTTATCGCACTCGTCGTATGGCCGTCGACTACCAGACACCGCTGGTCACGAATGTCAAGAATGCCAAGATCCTGATCGAGGCTATCGCCCGTCACTTCCCCTTGAACATCCAGACCAGCGACTACCAGACGAGCCACCGCAGCATTGTCCTCCCGGGTCTGATCAACATCGCTGCCTTCGTTCCCGACCTCGCGGTTGCCGGTTCCAAGGGCTTCGAGGATGTCACCAAAGCTTCCATTGCCAATGGTTTCAGCATGGTCCGGGTGATGCCCGTTGGTGTTGACACTTCCGTTACCGAGCCCAGTGACTTGAAGGTCGCTCAGCAAAATGCGCAGAATGCTCTGTGCGACTTCAACCTCTCCGTCGCTGCCACCTCGTCCAATGCCGACCAGATCGGCCAGTTGACCGGCGATGTTGGATCTCTCTTCATTCCCTTCAACCACCTGTCTGGCAACATCAGCAAGGTCGCCGCGGTCACCAGCCACTTCACCGCGTGGCCCTCGAACAAGCCGCTGATCACCGACGCCAAGTCGACGGACCTCGCCTCGATCCTGCTGCTTGCCAGCCTCCACAGCCGCAACATCCACGTGATGAGCGTCACTTCCAAGGAGGATATCAACCTGATCGCTCTCAGCAAGGAGAAGGGTCTCAAGGTCACCTGCGACGTATCGATCTACTCTCTGTTCCTCTCCAAGAAGGAGTTCCCGGGTTGCAACGCCTTGCCCTCCGCTGAAGACCAGAAGGCTCTATGGGACCACCTGAGCACCATCGATGTCTTCTCGATCGGCAGCATTCCGTTCCAGCTCGCTGGCAAGGaggcttctgctgctgctggcatcGCTGAGGCGCTTCCCTTGCTCTTCACTGCCGTTTCCGATGGCCGTCTGACCATTGAGGACATCGTCGCTCGTCTGTACGAGAACCCCAAGAAGATCTTCGAACTGCACGACCAGGCGGATAGCTCAGTCGAGATCGAGATTGACCGTCCGTACGTGTACCAGGGTCCTTCTTGGTCTCCGTTCAACGGCAAGTTCATGAAGGGATCCGTTCAGCGTGTGATCTTCCAGGGCAAGACTTCTTGCCTCGATGGTGAGGTTACTCCCGACGCCGTCAAAGGTACCGACATGTCTGGCCATCGCATTGTGCCCACTTCTCCAGTTGTCAAGCCCCTGTCGCCCTTGGTCCAGGCTCGTCCGGAGAGCTCGCTGGACCGCCGCCTGTCTCTGTCTGGCACTCCTGGCCGTGGCCTGCGTAAGGGTGATCAGGCCGAACTCGGACCCCCGCTGTATGCGCAATTGCCTTCGATCTCATCCTCGCTGCTCGAGACCCTCTCCCGGTCTCCGTTCCGCCAGAAGCACGTTCTCTCCGTGAACCAGTTCAACCGATCCGACCTGCACCTGCTCTTCACTGTTGCCCAGGAGATGCGCCTTGGTGTCCAGCGCCAGGGTGTTCTCGACATCCTTAAGGGCCGTGTCTTGTGCACTCTCTTTTACGAGCCTTCCACGAGAACCTCAGCTTCGTTCGACGCCGCCATGCAGCGCCTTGGTGGACGTACCATCGCCATCTCGACGGAGCACTCGTCTACCAAGAAGGGTGAGACCTTGCAGGACACCGTTCGCACCCTCGGCTGCTACGGAGACGCTGTTGTCCTGCGCCACCCCGAGGCCAGCAGCGCCGAGACCGCCGCCAAGTTTTCCCAGGTCCCGATCATCAACGGAGGCAACGGCAGCATTGAGCACCCGACTCAGGCATTCTTGGATCTCTTTACCATCCGTGAGGAGCTCGGAACTGTGACTGGCTTGACCATCACCTTCACCGGTGACTTGCGTTACGGACGCACCGTCCACTCGCTCATTAAGTTACTCCAGTTCTACGACGTCCGCATTCAGCTTGTTGCTCCTAAGGAGCTTGCCTTGCCCGAGGAGGTCCGTCAGCAGATTGTCAGCTCCGGACAGCTCGTCCTGGAGTCTGACCGGTTGACGCCTGAGATCGTCGCTCAGTCCGACGTCCTGTATTCGACTCGCGTGCAGAAGGAGCGCTTCGCCGACCTTGAGCAGTACGATCGTCTCAAGGACAGCTTTGTCATTGACAACGCTCTCCTGAAGCACGCTAAGAGCCACATGGTGGTTATGCACCCCTTGCCCCGGAACGCTGAGATCGCGGAGGAAGTCGACTTTGACCAGCGTGCGGCATACTTCCGACAG ATGAGGTATGGTCTGTACTGCCGCATGGCTTTGCTTGCATTGATCATGGCGCCTTGA